Proteins encoded in a region of the Zea mays cultivar B73 chromosome 4, Zm-B73-REFERENCE-NAM-5.0, whole genome shotgun sequence genome:
- the LOC100281855 gene encoding tropinone reductase 2: MAAAERDRERWILPGATALVTGGSKGIGHAIVEELAALGARVHTCSRNAAELEECRRRWAEKGGGLLQQVTVSVCDVAVRADREALMATVRDVFGGKLDILVNNAAQVVFKPAVECTGEEYTRIMATNLESCFHLSQLAHPLLRDASLAGGGSVVHISSTAGLLGFRGAVLYSTAKGGVNQLTRSLAAEWACDKIRVNSVAPGIVMTDMVKNAASSEAVEQETSRIPLRRAGEPAEVASVVSFLCMPAAAYVTGQVIYVDGGRTIRA, translated from the exons ATGGCAGCAGCAGAGCGCGACCGCGAGCGATGGATCCTGCCCGGCGCGACGGCGCTGGTCACCGGCGGGAGCAAGGGGATCGGGCACGCgatcgtggaggagctggcggcGCTGGGCGCGCGCGTGCACACGTGCTCCCGCAACGCCGCGGAGCTGGAGGAGTGCCGCCGGAGGTGGGCAGAGAAGGGCGGCGGCCTGCTGCAGCAGGTGACCGTCTCCGTCTGCGACGTCGCCGTGCGCGCCGACAGGGAGGCGCTCATGGCCACCGTCAGGGATGTCTTCGGCGGCAAGCTGGACATCCTC GTGAATAACGCGGCGCAGGTGGTCTTCAAGCCGGCGGTGGAGTGCACCGGGGAGGAGTACACGCGGATCATGGCGACCAACCTGGAGTCCTGCTTCCACCTCAGCCAGCTCGCGCACCCGCTGCTCCGCGACGCCTCCCTCGCCGGCGGCGGGAGCGTCGTGCACATCTCCTCCACCGCGGGCCTCCTCGGCTTTCGAGGGGCGGTGCTTTACAGCACTGCGAAAG GAGGAGTGAACCAGCTCACGAGGAGCCTGGCTGCTGAGTGGGCCTGTGACAAGATTCGTGTCAACTCGGTCGCGCCAGGAATCGTCATGACTGACATGGTTAAGAAC GCAGCAAGCTCGGAGGCCGTCGAGCAAGAAACTTCACGGATTCCGCTGCGGCGGGCCGGCGAGCCGGCAGAGGTGGCGTCCGTGGTGTCGTTTCTGTGCATGCCGGCGGCCGCCTACGTCACCGGCCAAGTCATCTACGTTGACGGTGGCCGAACCATAAGAGCTTGA
- the LOC103655026 gene encoding CASP-like protein 1U4, translating into MCEEKKSGGGSANKWRHPVSLVFRIAGIAMAVAAAAVMAAASQCTVYADYDYGARPSTVTYSDFPAFVYLVAATSIAAPLEAVALFLSVSKKGKKGLLRVLMPLLGAAAPALLYSSAGAAFAAGWDVYYYSESEPSAGGGRRFSVCRSSAGARFCGQVHVSMWLALGAAVAVSVAECLTTLLWSASSDSDSADSDSDDSVCGHGCHCKH; encoded by the exons atGTGCGAGGAGAAGAAGTCAGGGGGCGGCAGCGCCAATAAGTGGCGGCACCCTGTGAGCCTCGTCTTCCGTATCGCCGGCATCGCGATGGCCGTGGCGGCGGCAGCGGTCATGGCGGCGGCGAGCCAGTGCACGGTCTACGCCGACTACGACTACGGCGCGCGCCCGAGCACCGTCACGTACAGCGACTTCCCTGCCTTCGT GTACCTGGTGGCGGCGACCTCCATCGCGGCGCCACTGGAGGCGGTGGCGCTGTTCCTCAGCGTTAGCAAGAAGGGCAAGAAGGGCCTCCTCAGGGTGCTCATGCCGCTCctcggcgccgccgcgccggcgctGCTCTACTCGTCTGCCGGCGCGGCGTTCGCCGCCGGCTGGGACGTCTACTACTACTCGGAGTCGGAGCCCagcgccggcggcgggcggcgcttCAGCGTCTGCCGCAGTAGCGCCGGCGCCCGCTTCTGCGGGCAGGTGCACGTGTCCATGTGGCTCGCGCTCGGCGCCGCCGTGGCCGTGTCCGTCGCTGAGTGCCTCACCACGTTGCTGTGGTCCGCCAGCTCCGACTCTGACTCGGCCGACTCTGACTCGGACGACTCTGTTTGTGGGCATGGGTGCCATTGCAAGCATTAG
- the LOC100281855 gene encoding tropinone reductase 2 isoform X1 gives MAAAERDRERWILPGATALVTGGSKGIGHAIVEELAALGARVHTCSRNAAELEECRRRWAEKGGGLLQQVTVSVCDVAVRADREALMATVRDVFGGKLDILVNNAAQVVFKPAVECTGEEYTRIMATNLESCFHLSQLAHPLLRDASLAGGGSVVHISSTAGLLGFRGAVLYSTAKGSKLGGRRARNFTDSAAAGRRAGRGGVRGVVSVHAGGRLRHRPSHLR, from the exons ATGGCAGCAGCAGAGCGCGACCGCGAGCGATGGATCCTGCCCGGCGCGACGGCGCTGGTCACCGGCGGGAGCAAGGGGATCGGGCACGCgatcgtggaggagctggcggcGCTGGGCGCGCGCGTGCACACGTGCTCCCGCAACGCCGCGGAGCTGGAGGAGTGCCGCCGGAGGTGGGCAGAGAAGGGCGGCGGCCTGCTGCAGCAGGTGACCGTCTCCGTCTGCGACGTCGCCGTGCGCGCCGACAGGGAGGCGCTCATGGCCACCGTCAGGGATGTCTTCGGCGGCAAGCTGGACATCCTC GTGAATAACGCGGCGCAGGTGGTCTTCAAGCCGGCGGTGGAGTGCACCGGGGAGGAGTACACGCGGATCATGGCGACCAACCTGGAGTCCTGCTTCCACCTCAGCCAGCTCGCGCACCCGCTGCTCCGCGACGCCTCCCTCGCCGGCGGCGGGAGCGTCGTGCACATCTCCTCCACCGCGGGCCTCCTCGGCTTTCGAGGGGCGGTGCTTTACAGCACTGCGAAAG GCAGCAAGCTCGGAGGCCGTCGAGCAAGAAACTTCACGGATTCCGCTGCGGCGGGCCGGCGAGCCGGCAGAGGTGGCGTCCGTGGTGTCGTTTCTGTGCATGCCGGCGGCCGCCTACGTCACCGGCCAAGTCATCTACGTTGA